The following nucleotide sequence is from Leopardus geoffroyi isolate Oge1 chromosome D4, O.geoffroyi_Oge1_pat1.0, whole genome shotgun sequence.
tactaatttggatgtaattattaaaaattaaaattttaaaaattaaaaaaaaatatcaccagAAGATGTCTGAATATGAGTGAGCCTGAGGGAAGGAGCTCTGACCACTCTTATACTATTCATAGAACAGCCATTTCTGGCAGACAACTTTCAAGATGCTGGTTCCCTGCAAAGACTTTCCTTGCGCTGTGAGATCTCTCTCCTTTGTGTTCCAGGTACTGACCCCAGAGGGGAAACTTGGGCTCTGCTCCTTCGCAGTCCTGCAGACACTGCCCTCTCCTGGAGTGTTCTCGGTGGGGGGAGGAGCTCCCCATGCACACCCCTGAGGGTGTTAAGGGAGCTGCACTGAAAGCTTGAGCTGGTTTGGCTGAGTGTGGACTCTACCCAGCATTGGATGTCCTACTAGCCCTGCAGGCAGCGACCATTTACTGCGGTCAGGTGGACTCTCATCTACCATGATTCAGTCTAAAATTTgcaaactttatttcatttaatccttataatttCCTGTGTGACCACTACTAATATCgtcaccattttttaaaggaagaaatgacaatCTGGTGTCATTTATGTGCTGACGCCACAGGTTTCTTTAAAATATGGGGGTTTCTACTGCCTTGtagtctctcctcttcccctaACCTGAAGGGATAAGTAATTATGTAGGAGTCCTTTCTAGAACAACGAAGGAGATGCAGCAGACACTCTGACAGATTGGAGCAGCTGGAGCTGGTCCACTGGACTTAAAAGTTTCTTGGAGAAATCATGTCTAATGATTGTTGATTCCATTTCAGCGATTGCATGAACTAGACACCAAAGTGAAAGATATTACAGAATCCTGGAATTTCACTTTCAACAACTAAGTAGTGAATACATCTTCTATCCGTGGGCACTTCGGTGGGTGCCCGATACAATGAAATAGTGGACACACCGCCTGCTGTCACAGAGCTTCCAGTCTGGTGGTTCTGGGTCATTGAGCTTTCAAGTGATGTCATTCTGTGGCCAGGACAGGGAACGGACAGGACGCTAGGAGCACAAAGGAGCATGAAAGGGTCACAAACTCTACAAGCAGCATCTGCCAAGCTGGCATCCAAGGATCTGTAGGAGTTCGCCAAATAAATGCATGATGGTCAATTCTGAACATGATCAGTGGAGATATTGTAGGAGCAGATAGAAATAAGAGTTTGGAGATGATGACTAATGCTGGTGATACGATTCTGGGCAAAGACACACACCTGGAAGTCATATCTCAGAGATGACACTCGGAACTATTTGGGAGGTTGAGTCTGTATGTGCAGAGAGGAAGGAGTGTGGCACCCAGCAGGGAATTTTGAGGAACACCCAGATTGCCCCAAGATGAGAGAAAATAGTCAACAAAGGAAAGAGCGGAGCAGGAGCAGAAAAGCAGAAGACAGTAGAGGCACAGAAGCCACATGGAGGTCAGACTTGAAAGTGGAGGCGTGGACAAAGGGCTCAGATGTTTGGAAATGGCAGCCAGGGCTGGCTGACAGCAATCTCTGACCTCAGTAAGATGTGGTTTAGTGTAAACCTGGGCCGAGCAGTTTCAGGAGAACAGGGAGGCTGAAGCCACGTTACAGTGAGGGCAGGACGACCTGACCGCGAAGTGGGAACAGACACCGCAGAGAACTTCAAATAGTCTGGGTATGAACAGAATGACAGAAGCAAGATAATACCTACAGGTGGTTGTAGGGCTGGGATGAAGAAGACGAAAATGAGGCACATCTGATGCTCACTTTTTTTATGTGGAAAGGGAAATACtgtcaggagagaggagaggtcaCTGATAAAGTATAAGCATCTTACTAGAGCCTTCTCTGCTGTGCGCCAAGGAAATCTGTCCAAAGCTAAGCCTTCTGGAACTGTCCCTCTGTTTGGGGTCACAGAGGTTTTGCACCCAGGGGAAGGGCACCATGGTGAGGCTTGGGATGAGGGAGAGGGATGCTCTCTCATCAAGCGGGGGAAGGTGGAAAAGTGAGTAGGGCCTTTATCAGTAACCcgactctgggctcaaactcatgaactgtgagatcacgacccaagtgAAAGTTGGGCACCCGACTGACTGAATCACCCGGGCACCCTGGACTTAGGTTTTAAGAATAAAGAGACTCAACAAGTTGTCTTTGATAAGAATTTATTAAGacaaaatgcatatttaataaaatgaaaaggtgaatacgttttataaattttaacacAATGTAAAGACAAAAACCTTTATAgggaaacataaatataaattagtcaaaagaatgaatgaatgaataaataaataaataaataataaacaataaataaataacatcaggGCAATCATCTCTTAAGGACTGATGATCCTGAagccggattttttttttttttaaatattcttgctTAATACTACTCACAAcatatttgtggaatttaagtCAATAAATTCTGTAATGAAGGCTGCAGTGAGAGTCTCTTGAAGTGAGCAGACATAGTGTAGGGGTGATGTGGCACGTCAGGCGGTGAGAATCACTTCAAGGTGACCCCAGGTCTCCATCCTTGATGGCCAAGCTGTCTTGCAAGGTCGCCGAGGAGGACAAGGCTCTCATGATTTCCAGCCTGACAATTTCCCAGGCGCAGTCACTGTATCCCTCGTCCTCCAGGTAGACGCGGATGTCCTGGAAGTACCTCTTGATGGCCAGGGCAGGGCCGTGCATCCCCGGGGCACGCTCTCCCTCGCCCGTGGCCTGCACCAAGCAGGCGTCCAGGGCTTCCAGCTGCCGGTGGAGGCCAGAGCGGAGTCCGTGCAGCGGCGCGGGGCTCCAGGCCGCCGAGGAGCGCTCCGTGTGCAACAGGTTGAAGGTCTGCTGGAGCAGCTCCCGCAggacggcggcggcggcctgGGCCTCCCGGAGCTGGCCGCCCTCCAGCATCTCCCGGGGGAAGCGGAAGTCTTTTCTGGCCCGCAGGCACGAGAAAGGGGACAGTCTCCGCATCTGGCCCAGGAGCACCAAGTTGTCCCTGCTAACCTGCGCCTGGCTCCCAGGCAGGCCACAGCCCAGAGAGCCTCCAGGGCGGCAGGCGAGCAGCGCCAGGGCGGTCAGCAGAGGGCGCAGGAGAGCCATGGGGAAGCCGAGGGGGCTGCTGGCGGGGCTGAGCTGGGCGGCTGGGGGACCTCGGGGCCGAGGTTCTCTGAGGACGGCCTCGAAGCATGGCTCTTAAATAGGCAACGCGgacaatttcattttctgaacaTCCTCTCCACTTCTACttccctcttttgttttcatttatgcaTTCTCCTTATTGTGTAAAAGATGTCATCAATCTAAAATACTACGTTGGCAATGGAAGCTTTATTTCCCAATAAACTTCCGATATATCCATCCCAATGGACACTTATCAACCAAACGAGAAACGTCTTTGTCCTAAAGACTGGAGTGATGTAGGCATGTAGGTACTCATACACACACCTGCTCACATATGTTTTCATATAGGAACATTGCTCTTTGTGTTAGAAAGAAACTTTGGCCTTGATCGTGGACTAGGTTTTTACCCTCTTTACTTCATACAGAGACAGGCTCCTTCACTCCTATGGGTTTTTGTATCTTGCTAGGTTCTGACCAGACCACGTATGGTAAATAAGCTCTTTAGAACAAGGACTGGGTTTTAATTACTGTTGTACTCACATTAGAGGCTTGTGGTGATAAGTGAATGAGTTTCTTGGATGTTTCTCTTCATTCTAGAAATAATTGATGCAGGTCCATGCAGTTATGCTTCACTGGGGCCTCAGGGTCAAGACTAATAATACAGACACTATCCTTCTGCCATTTTGTAACCCGTCTACAGTGCTCCTCAGGCTGTGCCAGTGTCCCCAGCAGGAAGCCCGGTTCTGGTCTGGGACATGTAGCTGTGAAGATTCTAATCccagatcattttattttctcaacaacCCCTCACGCGCAAGGTTGTTATCACCTCTACTAACATGTTCCTCTGGAGTGACTGAGTGTCCTCAACCCAACCTCTCCTGGACTCACTCCCTGAGGGCAGGCTCACCTTGTCCTGAGGACATTAGAATTCCCCTGCTGTGGAGGCACTGGTTTCTTTGTTAGCAAAAGAGTTAATGCCCCTtattccttccctccatccctggAGTGTTTGTGTGAGGGACCCTAGCTCTCAGCGCTGACCTCCTCCTTTCCTGAGCAGGTATCAAAAGGGTCAATAGCCCTCAGATGCTTAGGGCAAAATTTGTCTCAACTTTTGAGACAAAAGTAGGGGAATAGCCCAACTGTAATCATTTCATCTTCAGTAAGCAAATACTTGTCATTTTGCCACCACAGCTTTTATTGTTCAATCTTTTACTTCAACTATTGAGCACTAGTTAGACTCAACATTTCTGAGTTGGGCTCGGGGGACTCACTGATGATGCCTCTCAGTGGAAGCTTCCAGCACAGAAACTAGCGACTCTCCGTTGTTCATTCAGTCTGGGTATTTCTCTTTGGCTTCTTAGTCTGTTCATCTGTCTGAGGGTCAGAATGTAGGGGGTGAGGCCCCGGCTATTATGTCAGGGGGAAACAGCCTTCTCTCCTTTACTCGCTcgtgttatttcattttaaatttaaaaaacaacaacaaaaagaattttaatgactTAGTTTTTACGCAGTGGTTTACTGCACATAGTCTGCCTTGTCTTCCTGCATCATATTCTATATCGTCCGCAGGTTAatacaaaggcaaatgaaagaatgaggggctgcaccatttttctctatttttccaagatatcaggtttttgtttttttgtttctcatttcaaCTCTCCTAGAAAGCAAAACACAACAATTGTGTTgggcaaaagaaaatataggtctgaatgtcatgaaaatgaaaaaagggaagTGACTTGTCTGCTGGCAAAAAAGCAAAGGGCTGGTTAACACAATCGGTGCAGCCAACTGGGGGCCGGGAGCTCTGGCAGAGGGAAGAGTGAAGGCCACACTGAATTCCCCCAAATCAGGAAAATAGCTGCTTTGGCCTGAGGCTCCAAGGAGAGAGCTGGCGGATGGTGATCACTCCCTTCGCCCGCCAGTGCCTCCCACCCTGAGACTCGGTTCTCCAACACTTTCGAGTATTTAACGCTTAATACCTCTGGGATTGAAACTGAATATGGCTATAGAGAGTTTCAGGGCAATACTCAGTCCTTGTCATAGACAGCGTTAGAATCTGTTGTTGCCAGCTGGTAGCTTTTTGCAGCTTGAGGGGACATCCTCAAGAAGTGGCGGGATTTCTGCAGGGATCCCAAGCCAGCCCTCCAGTCTGGGTCGCTGCCCTTGCTGCACGTGGCCACCAGGGGGTGGTCTTCTCTGAGAGGAGCTTCGTTAGCCCAGCCTTCAACGGGATCCTCCTATCTGTCTTTTTGGCCACAAGTGCTATTACATCACATTTGACGGTAGTAAATAAAAAGCCTTTCTTGAAGATGTTTCTGCAAAACTTAgggatttcatttgatttttagtttctacTTGTGACATGCCGCTCTTTAGGGAAACGTTTAAGCTTAGACCACAACAGACCAGAAAGCTGCTGTGTGAATAGGCTGACAGTTGAAGGGAATGAGTGACAGGGTGTGTGGGGACTTCCTTCTGGGACAGGGAGGAAACTAGAAACTATTAGGACAGGGGAATGTGTCCTGGAATGCTGAGGGGAGAGGTGCAGGTGCCACAATATTAAAGAAACATCATGTTTTTCTGTACTTCcatctaagttttttttaatttttttttttttttaatttctgagagagagacagagcacgagtagggaaggggcagagagagagggagacacagaatctgaaacaatctccagagaatccaaagcaggctccaggctctgagctgtcagcacagagctggatgtggggctcgaactcacgaactgtgagatcatgaccagagccaaagtcagatgctcaactgactgagccacccaggtgcccctgtacatcCATCTAGATACTTATTCTCAACTCTCAGATATTAATACAAGCCACTATTTCCTAACTGAATATAAATAAGACACTTGTTTGAAATAAGGAGTGAATCAGTCAGCCTTCTCCAGAATTCACCACAAAATGCTGTTTTCTTATGCTGCCTCCTTTGAAGGTCAGTTAGTGAAATGTAGGACACACAGTTGCTAAGAATTTTGTTGAAAGAGACAAACACTATTCTCACATATAGCCgtctgaagaaaaataagaaaatatgcacCATACTTTTGGTCGTTACTCTAGTGAAGATGCGTTGCTTTGTGCCATTCAAGTGCATGACTTTAGTTAGGATTCACAATATTCTGTTATAATTCTTAGATCTGTTTTTGTTCCTGAATTATACACAACTCACATTTGCTCTATGGATTTCCATTATTCATGTTGTGGTTACAGctgattttaaacaattttttgttGCCTTAAATATTAAGACGATGCCTAACCCAGCTTCGCACTCTCATGTGAAGAAAGTctgctggtctttttttttttttttaagtttacttatttattttgagagagagagaatatgagcacgggtgggggaggggcagagagaagagagagaatctcaagcaggctgtctgctgtcagcctggagcccgacacCTGGCCCATCTAAGgagtcttgagatcatgacttcagctgaaaacaaaagttggacacttaattgagcacccaggtgccccaaaagactgTCAGTCTTTATGTAATAATTGTGTTATTTGGGGACCCACCAAAGATGGTGATATTGAAAAAATTAGCAGAAATTACCAGTGAGTAACGTGAAAGAATTCTTATCGTATCAAACTCCCCTACAAAGTGAAACATGCTATAAGGCTGCCGCAGCAAGCCAGTGCCATAACGATCAGTGAAGTAACTTAATTAATAGAACCAGTAATTCTAGGGAGTATTATTTTCTCAGCGGTAATAGATATTTTGGTGAAGGACTGAATTAATTATCTATTCCCGCCCAGTCGGTTCTTAAAGATGAGCAGCTTGCTGATGTACAAAGTAATAATAATCAAGACAGGATAAAAATTGTAACTAATTAAATGAGCTgtgattcaaaataaatataatactagACACATTAGTATGATTTGCCAGCACATCAATTCTGTGAAATCACTGAGAAATAGATACATGGCATAAAAGGCAGAACGATGCACAGAAAAACTGCCCCACGTTATTTTCCAGATCCCACGCTGTATTCTTTTTCACTTCAGAGGAGCTAACTTCTCTTATTGAGGCTTTCAGCAATTCCAGTGTGGTTTCCTGCTTAGTAATTCCATCAAACGAACTCTCATGAAGTTCACGATGGGATCCATTTTTCTGTCGTAGCAGGCAGTTAGACCCACACCTTCCATGAATCCACTGACATTCTTCTAAGCACGTGTATTTCCTT
It contains:
- the LOC123592709 gene encoding interferon omega-1-like, with amino-acid sequence MALLRPLLTALALLACRPGGSLGCGLPGSQAQVSRDNLVLLGQMRRLSPFSCLRARKDFRFPREMLEGGQLREAQAAAAVLRELLQQTFNLLHTERSSAAWSPAPLHGLRSGLHRQLEALDACLVQATGEGERAPGMHGPALAIKRYFQDIRVYLEDEGYSDCAWEIVRLEIMRALSSSATLQDSLAIKDGDLGSP